DNA from Mesorhizobium loti R88b:
TCATGATCCGGGAAAACAGCTCCAGGAGGCGCGTGTCGTCGAAGTGATGGAGGATAAGGTTGGCGCAGACAAGATCGAAGGGCCTGTCTGCCGTCCAATCGAATATATCGGCGGTCACGGGATGCGCGCGCCAACCCAATTCAGCGAAAGAATTGCACACATCCTTGCCGACCAAGTCGATCCTGTCGACCATGACGACCTCCACATCGGGCCAACGCCGCGCCATCAGCCGCGCCACACGCAGCATGAACTTTCCGTCACCGGCGCCCAGTTCGAGGATGCGCAGCGGCGGCGTTTGCACATTGGCGCGCATCAGCGAGGCCATGAACCTGGCCTGGAACATCAAGGCATTGATCCAGACGAGATCACGACGGGATGCGATCGCACGGGGATCATCGGCCGCGAGACCGTCGAGGAGTTCTGGCTCCAGATGCCGGATGTTTAGGTCGCTCATGCGATGGATCGGAATTTTTGGGGGCTTCAGCCGGCAATCCGGCACATTGAATTCGGTCGAACCTTCATGGCCGCGCTGTTCATTTGGGAATTCGCATCTGAACCCGATCCGGATGGCGAAGCCGAATTTCGGTCCCTTTCATACAGGATCGGAGGCTGGTATCACAGTTTGCTCATATGAAATATCGGCATCACGCAATAAAATGCCTTATGTCGGCGTTTGCCTTAGAAAACACTTCCCCAATTCCTAGACCTCTTGTGAGACCCGATTGGGCTCATTGTCGGAGCAATTTTGGCCCCTCAAGCGTATCTGAACCGCATTGCCACGTCCGTTCCACAACACGACGTGCATCAGTTCTATCTCCGCTATGGAGCTTTGCTGCTTGACGACGATGCCCAGCGCCTTGCGGTCTTCGAGCGCATGGTCGCTCTTGCCGGCATCGAACATCGCTATTCCTGCTTCGCGCCGGCCGACGATCCGCGCGGCGGGGCAATCGACCGCGACGGCACCTCGGTCAAGGGTTCGTTCGCCAGCACCGCGATCCGCATGGAGATGTACGAAGCCGCGGCACCTCAGCTCGCGCAACAGGCCGTCGACAAGCTTCTGGCCGACGAAGACCGCTCGCTGATCACGCATTTGATCGTGACCAGCTGCACCGGCTTTTCGGCGCCCGGCATCGACCTCGAGCTGGTGGCGCGATGCGGCCTGCCGAATTCGGTCGAGCGCACCATTGTCGGCTTCATGGGATGCTACGCCGCCATCAACGCCTTGAAGCTGGCACGCCATATCGTGCGCTCCGACCCGAAAGCCCGCGTGCTGACCGTCAACATCGAATTGTGCACGCTGCATTTCAGGGAAGCCACCGA
Protein-coding regions in this window:
- a CDS encoding class I SAM-dependent methyltransferase gives rise to the protein MSDLNIRHLEPELLDGLAADDPRAIASRRDLVWINALMFQARFMASLMRANVQTPPLRILELGAGDGKFMLRVARLMARRWPDVEVVMVDRIDLVGKDVCNSFAELGWRAHPVTADIFDWTADRPFDLVCANLILHHFDDTRLLELFSRIMTMAPLLVATEPLRAKGPLVATRCLRLIGAGAVTLNDATQSVRSGFRGKELSQLWQASGGTPVIEARKGLFTQGFVGAKMPGTNMPGAR
- a CDS encoding type III polyketide synthase, whose translation is MAPQAYLNRIATSVPQHDVHQFYLRYGALLLDDDAQRLAVFERMVALAGIEHRYSCFAPADDPRGGAIDRDGTSVKGSFASTAIRMEMYEAAAPQLAQQAVDKLLADEDRSLITHLIVTSCTGFSAPGIDLELVARCGLPNSVERTIVGFMGCYAAINALKLARHIVRSDPKARVLTVNIELCTLHFREATELEKLISFCLWGDGCAASLVTAEPHGILLESFHAIVAAERKELMSWHIRDDGFEMVLSGQVPGAVRETLRNEHAAILGGRPAKEIDLWAVHPGGRSVLDAVERALKLDPSALAVSREVLRQYGNMSSATVMFVMAEMLKEPAGLLGCGMAFGPGLTTETMMFRTA